A genomic stretch from Deltaproteobacteria bacterium includes:
- a CDS encoding xanthine dehydrogenase family protein molybdopterin-binding subunit, which produces PEDALERIRVEYAPLPAVVDAGRAARPESTPLFEEHGHNIVFQRRFRWGDVEAAFRGADRVVERSFRWHRLGANPMETFGVISQWDPVEGSLTCHGSFQSQSQMALGRAASLRLPSHKVRLISQPHGGSFGGKGGSRGTDITALLSRKAGGRPVKWIEDRIEYMSGGASQSWDRHYTASLALDRDGRVGAFRVKLLDDLGATAEGFGAVSAAKPLASFTGCYAIPVAEYDLTIVATNKLPGSPYRGMGPPPHNLVLEQLMDVAARELALDPAEIRRRNFIPPDRFPYTIPSGNEYDSGNYEAALDAVLELSDYAALRARQGAARAQGRLFGIGVVSTIEPGVFDWNAYSILGMPSTGVPEGCSVAIDILGKVIVRVGFAHEGQGQYTIATQLLADFFGVELADVQVVPQDSLSAPPHFGPGGSRLGVALAGAVLGAAEKLARKLSLVAAHLLQTESEKIELRDGAFAIRGVPGAMLSLAQVAGTMLARSDLLPPGVEPSPEATYVWTAPGRTQPDELGRAKSYLTAANACHVVAIEIDRETGRVEILDYFIADDCGTRLNPATVEGMIQGGVAQGIGAALLEEYHYDASGQPLTATLMDYLLPTIHDVPETRKTAIVTPSPFTPLGAKGVGEGAMHTTPAAMLCAINDALSPLGVVATEIPATPERLWRLMKEQPR; this is translated from the coding sequence CTGGCACCGCCTGGGCGCCAATCCGATGGAGACCTTCGGCGTGATCAGCCAGTGGGATCCGGTCGAGGGAAGCTTGACCTGTCACGGCAGCTTCCAGTCGCAGTCGCAGATGGCGCTCGGCCGCGCCGCGTCGCTGCGGCTCCCGTCGCACAAGGTGCGGCTGATCAGCCAGCCGCACGGCGGAAGCTTCGGCGGCAAGGGCGGATCGCGCGGCACCGACATCACCGCGCTGCTCTCGCGCAAGGCGGGCGGGCGGCCGGTGAAGTGGATCGAGGACCGGATCGAGTACATGTCCGGCGGCGCGAGCCAGTCCTGGGACCGACACTACACGGCGTCGCTCGCGCTCGATCGCGACGGCCGGGTCGGCGCGTTTCGAGTGAAGCTCCTGGACGACCTCGGCGCGACCGCGGAGGGCTTCGGCGCGGTGAGCGCCGCCAAGCCGCTCGCCTCCTTCACGGGCTGCTACGCGATTCCGGTCGCGGAGTACGACCTCACGATCGTCGCCACGAACAAGCTTCCGGGAAGTCCCTACCGCGGAATGGGCCCGCCGCCGCACAACCTGGTGCTCGAGCAGCTGATGGACGTCGCCGCGCGCGAGCTCGCGCTCGATCCAGCGGAGATCCGGCGGCGGAACTTCATCCCGCCCGATCGCTTCCCGTACACGATCCCGAGCGGAAACGAGTACGACAGCGGGAACTACGAGGCGGCTCTGGACGCCGTGCTCGAGCTCTCCGACTACGCGGCGCTCCGTGCGCGGCAGGGCGCGGCGCGCGCGCAGGGCCGCCTCTTCGGCATCGGCGTGGTGAGCACGATCGAGCCCGGCGTCTTCGACTGGAACGCCTACTCGATCCTGGGCATGCCGAGCACGGGCGTGCCCGAGGGCTGCAGCGTCGCGATCGACATCTTGGGCAAGGTGATCGTGCGCGTCGGCTTCGCGCACGAGGGCCAGGGGCAGTACACCATCGCGACGCAGCTCCTCGCCGACTTCTTCGGCGTCGAGCTCGCGGACGTGCAGGTGGTTCCCCAGGACTCCCTCTCCGCCCCGCCCCACTTCGGTCCGGGCGGCAGCCGGCTCGGCGTGGCGCTCGCCGGCGCGGTGCTCGGCGCCGCGGAGAAGCTCGCGCGGAAGCTCTCGCTCGTCGCCGCGCACCTGCTGCAGACCGAGAGCGAAAAGATCGAGCTCCGCGACGGCGCGTTCGCGATCCGCGGCGTTCCGGGAGCCATGCTGTCGCTCGCGCAGGTCGCGGGAACCATGCTGGCGCGAAGCGATCTTCTGCCGCCCGGCGTCGAGCCGAGCCCGGAGGCGACCTACGTCTGGACCGCGCCCGGACGCACCCAGCCCGACGAGCTCGGCCGCGCGAAGAGCTACCTGACCGCGGCGAACGCGTGTCACGTCGTGGCGATCGAGATCGACCGCGAGACCGGCCGCGTCGAGATCCTGGACTACTTCATCGCCGACGACTGCGGAACGCGTCTCAACCCGGCGACCGTCGAGGGCATGATCCAAGGCGGCGTCGCGCAGGGGATCGGCGCGGCGCTGCTCGAGGAGTACCACTACGACGCGTCCGGTCAGCCGCTGACCGCGACGCTGATGGACTACCTGCTCCCCACGATCCACGACGTTCCCGAGACGCGCAAGACCGCGATCGTGACTCCGTCGCCGTTCACGCCGCTCGGCGCGAAGGGCGTGGGCGAGGGAGCGATGCACACCACGCCGGCCGCGATGCTTTGCGCGATCAACGACGCGCTCTCGCCGCTCGGCGTGGTCGCGACCGAGATACCCGCAACTCCGGAGCGCCTCTGGAGACTCATGAAGGAGCAGCCCCGATGA